Below is a genomic region from Thermococcus alcaliphilus.
ACCCATGTAGGAATTCTTCTCCGGTGATGCTCATGATCAAAGTGAGGGTAATCGGAAGAAAAATCGAGAGAGAGCTGGAGTATCAGAAGGGAATGAAAGTCAAAGACGTCCTTAGGGCTGTTGGATTCAACACGGAAAGTGCAATAGCAAAGGTAAACGGAAAAGTTGCTTTAGAAGATGACCCAGTTAACGACAACGACTATGTCGAAGTTATTCCAGTTGTCTCAGGAGGATAAAAAGAAGAAAGGTCATCCAAGCCTTTCTTTCATAAACTTCTCCAGGTTGTCCATGGCTTCTTCTAACACTGGCACCGGAGCTAAGAATAT
It encodes:
- a CDS encoding MoaD/ThiS family protein is translated as MIKVRVIGRKIERELEYQKGMKVKDVLRAVGFNTESAIAKVNGKVALEDDPVNDNDYVEVIPVVSGG